The following nucleotide sequence is from Sulfurirhabdus autotrophica.
GTGGCGGCACGTGAAATGGGCTTTGGCTGGGTAAAAGCGGGGCCGATGGTGCGGAGTTCCTATTTTGCTGAGGAAGAGCAGTTGGCAACTCTTGGATAGCAGCAGGTTCCCTCGTCCCTTGTGGGAGAGGGAGTTGTAGCGCAGAAAACTAGAATGAATTTTTTTAAATAGAGACTAAACCATGTTGAAGCAAACCCCCCTGAATCAGGCACATCGTAATATGGGCGCAAAAATGGTGGATTTTGGCGGTTGGGACATGCCATTGCATTATGGTTCCCAATTGGATGAACATCATAAGGTGCGCCAGGGGTCGGGCATGTTCGATGTCTGCCATATGCTGGTAGTAGATGTGACTGGTGCTGGTGTTAGGGATTTTTTACGCCAAACCATGGCTAACAATGTCGATAAACTGACTGTAACTGGTAAAGCGCTTTATTCCTGCATGCTGAATCCGGAAGGCGGCGTGATTGATGACCTGATCATCTACTTCATGCGTGAAGACTGGTTTCGTATTGTGGTGAATGCAGGGACAGCAGATAAAGACGTAGCTTGGCTGATTAAGCAGCGCGATGCTCATGCCCCCGGTCTTGAAATAAAGCCACGCCGAGATCTGGCGATGGTTGCTGTACAAGGCCCTGAAGCGCGCAGTAAAGTATGGCTGGCCATACCTGGATCGCAGGCAGTGAGTGAATCTCTCAAGCCTTTTCAGGCGGTAGCGTACAATCAGTACTTCATCGCCCGCACCGGTTACACGGGTGAAGATGGATTTGAGATTATGTTGCCAGCGACTGAGGCTGAAAGTTTCTGGCAAGCCTTGCACGGATTGGGCGTTTCACCGATTGGTCTGGGCGCACGCGATACGCTGCGACTGGAAGCTGGAATGAATTTATATGGCCAGGATATGGATGAAGCAACCAATCCGCTGGAAGCCGGGCTTGCCTGGACTGTGGATTTGCAAAGTCCCCGTGATTTTATCGGGAAAAGCGCTTTGCAAACCAGACCGGTTACCCATCAGTTACTGGGAATGGTATTACAGGATAAGGGTGTGCTCCGCAGCCACCAGAAAATTATAACCGCTAAGGGTGATGGCGAAATTACCAGTGGTGGTTTTTCGCCTACACTGAATCTATCCATTGCCATGGGCAGCATGCCGGTAGGTGTATCGCCAGGTGACATGGTTCAGGTGCAGATTCGGGACAAATTGTTGAATGCTAAAGTAGTGAAATATCCCTTTGTCCGTAACGGCAAGGGTTTGATTTAAAGTTTTGTTAAAATTGAAAAGATTGATGGAGATAATGTGAAATGAGTATTCCGGCTGATTTGAAGTACGCCAAGACCCACGAATGGGCCAAACTTGAAGCAGATGGTACCGTAACGGTGGGTATCACTCACCACGCGCAGGATTTGCTGGGCGATATGGTGTTTGTGGAAAACCCGGCGGTAGGCCGTAAATTAGCGGCGAATGAAGAGTGTGCCGTGGTGGAATCCGTCAAGGCAGCTTCTGATGTGTATTCACCGATTGCTGGTGAAGTGGTTGCAACCAATAGCGAAGTGGAAGACTCACCGGAAAAGATCAATCAGGATGCGTTTGCAGCCTGGATGTACAAGATCAAACCGGATAATGCTGCAGATTTGAACGGCTTGCTGGATGCAACGGCCTATCAGGCGTTGGTGGATAGCGAAGCGCACTAAGACTAAGTAAGGGCGATTGATCATGCCGTTTATACCGCATACAGAAGAAGATATTCGTGCCATGCTGGATAGCATTGGTGCGGAATCGATTGAAAATTTATTTGATGAAATTCCTGCTGCTTTACGCAGTGGCAAGCTGACCCGTGTACCAGAGGGGATGAGCGAGATGGAAGTTTCGCGGCTCATGCAGGATCGGGCAGAAACAGACGGACGCTACCTGAACTTCATTGGTGCAGGTGCCTATGAGCATCATATACCGGCAGCGGTCTGGCAAATCACCACCCGTGGTGAGTTTTATTCTGCCTATACCCCGTACCAGGCTGAAGCCAGCCAGGGCACGCTGCAACTGATCTATGAATATCAGACTATGATGGCCTCGTTAACTGGCATGGATGTTTCCAATGCCAGCCTTTACGATGGCGCGTCTGCACTAGCAGAAGCCGTGCTCATGGCAGTGCGGTCGCACAAAAGTTCACGACGCATTTTAATGCCTAAAACCGTGCATCCGAACTACCGCAAAGTGGTGCAGGTGACGGTGAAAAATCAGGGTATTGAACTGGTTGAAGTGGATTACGATGCCAAGCTAGGTACCATCAGTACCGATTTAAATGATGATGCAGATTTTGCCGCG
It contains:
- the gcvT gene encoding glycine cleavage system aminomethyltransferase GcvT, producing MLKQTPLNQAHRNMGAKMVDFGGWDMPLHYGSQLDEHHKVRQGSGMFDVCHMLVVDVTGAGVRDFLRQTMANNVDKLTVTGKALYSCMLNPEGGVIDDLIIYFMREDWFRIVVNAGTADKDVAWLIKQRDAHAPGLEIKPRRDLAMVAVQGPEARSKVWLAIPGSQAVSESLKPFQAVAYNQYFIARTGYTGEDGFEIMLPATEAESFWQALHGLGVSPIGLGARDTLRLEAGMNLYGQDMDEATNPLEAGLAWTVDLQSPRDFIGKSALQTRPVTHQLLGMVLQDKGVLRSHQKIITAKGDGEITSGGFSPTLNLSIAMGSMPVGVSPGDMVQVQIRDKLLNAKVVKYPFVRNGKGLI
- the gcvH gene encoding glycine cleavage system protein GcvH, whose product is MSIPADLKYAKTHEWAKLEADGTVTVGITHHAQDLLGDMVFVENPAVGRKLAANEECAVVESVKAASDVYSPIAGEVVATNSEVEDSPEKINQDAFAAWMYKIKPDNAADLNGLLDATAYQALVDSEAH